A single window of Archangium gephyra DNA harbors:
- a CDS encoding vWA domain-containing protein: MLGSRLSRLRLRLDALQGAPSQAEGLRGWWLGLTAPAEVDLSLPTLTALDKAMERVGVHTLADARLLLELGVRKGRVGDLATGLKTRAQEALEEFERTLDAVEKMLRVGRTPPGARTALERGFVRLTRVLRVADLFMSPTPAPNEEGTFEIFARPGPAWNDRVAPSTARMAVAEFLAQRARSNVDDLVQKRRDLDVAHEILLRIGMDHDRDRGVALRSEVSQARDRVREQPAARSLDELVQEVRRTASRDPQMAWRSLRGLYERALEANDAQLAETARAALEPLMPGRQPMRAMLESAERDDLTRWFGEKPPAHEGPNGLRQAPKTSTADDLLADLAFSLQPEQLSAFELAAGCGRYFDVEDSLTEEIVEMNTRKVRPVPRRVPYPTQNMTFERTGGLHEVHNFVVSDPRMVLYDLAGHSQMVRAYLEDEPPPRPKKMKRTAVRVYVCDASGSMHGARARFRDAIIIAELNNLRVKARKGEPFDPLYFSFFNDIPTELARVDTAREATRQIEKLFRDSPAEGQTDISLALMSAFESIRSAQGRDPYLARATVVLITDGEDRVDLELIRRTRAPMDALDISLSFISLGEENPDLKSLVMEQRARGGRAFYHHLSDQEIQWARTEFDSPWRTLLPSDVPVTPEAVEALAPHLQALEALAAGRTLPAAPVASEASFDALFPEVERLSGQKVAETPGPEVSARVADILDAIVEAAALAPAERRPTEGLFLLQHLLGVYQIPPARYLAALATGGSEVHERLARVRLLCRPFE, from the coding sequence GTGCTCGGCTCGCGGCTCTCACGCCTGCGGCTCCGGTTGGACGCGCTCCAGGGAGCGCCGTCCCAGGCCGAGGGCTTGCGGGGTTGGTGGCTCGGGCTCACCGCCCCGGCCGAGGTGGACCTGTCCCTGCCCACCCTGACGGCGCTCGACAAGGCGATGGAGCGGGTGGGGGTGCACACCCTCGCGGACGCGCGGCTGTTGCTCGAGCTGGGCGTGCGCAAGGGCAGGGTGGGGGATCTGGCCACGGGCCTGAAGACCCGGGCCCAGGAGGCCCTGGAGGAGTTCGAGCGGACGCTCGACGCGGTGGAGAAGATGCTCCGGGTGGGCCGGACGCCTCCGGGTGCGCGCACGGCGCTGGAGCGGGGCTTCGTCCGGCTCACGCGGGTGCTGCGGGTGGCGGATCTCTTCATGTCCCCCACGCCTGCGCCCAACGAGGAGGGCACCTTCGAGATCTTCGCGCGGCCGGGCCCCGCCTGGAACGACCGGGTGGCGCCGAGCACGGCCCGCATGGCCGTGGCCGAGTTCCTCGCGCAGCGGGCGCGCTCCAACGTGGACGATCTGGTCCAGAAGCGGCGCGATCTGGACGTGGCCCACGAGATCCTCCTGCGCATCGGCATGGACCACGACCGCGACCGGGGCGTGGCCCTGCGCAGCGAGGTGTCCCAGGCGCGAGATCGGGTCCGGGAGCAGCCGGCGGCGCGCTCCCTGGATGAGCTGGTGCAGGAGGTGCGGCGCACCGCGAGCAGGGATCCCCAGATGGCGTGGCGCTCGCTCCGGGGCCTCTACGAGCGCGCGCTGGAGGCGAACGACGCCCAGTTGGCGGAGACGGCCCGCGCGGCGCTCGAGCCCTTGATGCCCGGCCGGCAGCCCATGAGGGCCATGCTGGAGTCCGCCGAGCGCGACGACCTGACACGCTGGTTCGGAGAGAAGCCTCCCGCGCATGAGGGCCCCAACGGTCTGCGCCAGGCGCCCAAGACCTCCACCGCGGACGATCTGCTCGCGGACCTGGCCTTCTCGCTGCAGCCCGAGCAGCTCTCGGCCTTCGAGCTGGCGGCGGGCTGCGGCCGCTACTTCGACGTGGAGGACTCGCTCACCGAGGAAATCGTCGAGATGAACACCCGCAAGGTGCGCCCCGTGCCCCGGCGGGTGCCATACCCCACCCAGAACATGACGTTCGAGCGCACGGGTGGCCTGCACGAGGTGCACAACTTCGTCGTCTCGGACCCGCGCATGGTGCTGTACGACCTGGCCGGCCACAGCCAGATGGTGCGCGCCTACCTGGAGGACGAGCCACCCCCGCGGCCCAAGAAGATGAAGCGCACCGCCGTGCGCGTGTACGTGTGTGACGCCTCGGGCTCCATGCACGGCGCCCGGGCCCGCTTCCGCGACGCCATCATCATCGCCGAGCTCAACAACCTCCGCGTGAAGGCGCGCAAGGGCGAGCCGTTCGATCCGCTCTACTTCTCCTTCTTCAACGACATCCCCACCGAGCTGGCCCGCGTGGACACCGCTCGCGAGGCCACCCGGCAGATCGAGAAGCTCTTCCGGGACTCGCCCGCCGAGGGCCAGACGGACATCTCCCTCGCGCTCATGTCCGCCTTCGAGTCCATCCGCTCCGCGCAGGGGAGGGATCCGTACCTCGCCCGCGCCACGGTGGTGCTCATCACCGACGGCGAGGACCGCGTCGATCTGGAGCTCATCCGCCGCACCCGCGCGCCCATGGACGCGCTGGACATCTCGCTCAGCTTCATCTCGCTCGGCGAGGAGAACCCGGACCTCAAGTCGCTCGTCATGGAGCAGCGGGCCCGGGGCGGCCGCGCCTTCTACCACCACCTCTCCGATCAGGAGATCCAGTGGGCGCGCACCGAGTTCGACAGCCCCTGGCGCACCCTCCTGCCAAGTGACGTGCCCGTCACCCCGGAGGCCGTCGAGGCGCTCGCGCCCCACCTCCAGGCCCTGGAGGCCCTCGCCGCCGGGCGCACGCTTCCCGCCGCCCCCGTGGCCTCCGAGGCCTCGTTCGACGCGCTCTTCCCGGAGGTCGAGCGGCTCTCCGGACAGAAGGTGGCGGAGACCCCCGGCCCCGAGGTGAGCGCCCGCGTGGCCGACATCCTCGATGCCATCGTGGAGGCCGCCGCGCTCGCTCCCGCCGAGCGTCGCCCCACCGAGGGCCTCTTCCTCCT
- a CDS encoding AAA family ATPase: protein MHPPTPVPPQAAQAFRHFFQELREAYLERETLFTQIELALLCREHVLVVGPPGTAKSAIASAVLGRILDEKTGQPSLFAKQIAESTVQTDLIGPVDFKVLTETGRTEFITEDGMLGATHAFLDEVFDGRDMLLRSILNVLHERELKHGRRVTSGRIECAIMTSNRYLSEVLARSPELLLAFADRLSFISFVPKSFARRPSRAAMLHRFAHGIRPDLRASLTLQQLDVLQAAVEQVTVGSHLLEAIEMLTDELERALTAQVSKLPDYVPTKYFSQRSVVKALWALKAAVVRDQLYRRPDRPLEATVEDLDALRWFFLLGGPQAEEADALLKVAVDPRERAQLEIVRIEQKAFDAALTKVKAELGTGVEREAASLGAADELKAVEALARNFQPGIVTTTAQRLRAKLVPGPRHPDNRVALLGAARGLLSVVEQRMARGPIEGPEARAGMAVFTALSETVELCRQVAELRQRLPALCDAMSRFLLQALELMALNAESLAFDESVGLDTLGGLTDNLSEELGRVGELLALLAEGNSGVVARLRTAEAEARRRAVTALRQRATTAYSGARGRRDPLDALSGDSRRLSQLEQALCKLDPAQRGLKQELLQPLGSTYAKDVLSTTPFERIDQFSRTVQTVAENLRREGLAPEPVFAECKELLEGRLREYVRNIGREVASPPPAPHAAISGEAYNFYRGDFSTQMKDGELAALLGLDGQLAFARPASATSFLSTELREAVARVELAFVQTRLKYLRSWLTQILSELPPPRSAQRRPLADSIFDRLVKSRFPLLALKEGELVRIKGVLGVLIAIPGELGESARKLENVLRGIDDDFTRFSKELLETRASL from the coding sequence ATCCACCCGCCCACGCCCGTCCCTCCCCAGGCCGCGCAAGCCTTCCGCCACTTCTTCCAGGAGCTGCGCGAGGCCTACCTCGAGCGTGAGACGCTCTTCACCCAGATAGAGCTGGCGCTGCTCTGCCGGGAGCACGTGCTCGTCGTCGGACCTCCGGGAACGGCGAAGAGCGCCATCGCCTCGGCGGTGCTCGGCCGCATCCTCGACGAGAAGACGGGGCAGCCCTCGCTCTTCGCCAAGCAGATCGCCGAGTCCACGGTGCAGACGGACCTCATCGGTCCGGTGGACTTCAAGGTGCTCACCGAGACGGGCCGCACCGAGTTCATCACCGAGGACGGCATGCTGGGCGCCACCCACGCCTTCCTCGACGAGGTCTTCGATGGGCGCGACATGCTGCTGCGCTCCATCCTCAACGTCCTGCACGAGCGCGAGCTCAAGCACGGGCGCCGGGTGACGAGCGGGCGCATCGAGTGCGCGATCATGACGAGCAACCGCTACCTCTCGGAGGTGCTGGCGCGCTCGCCGGAGCTGCTGCTGGCCTTCGCGGACCGGCTCAGCTTCATCTCCTTCGTGCCCAAGTCCTTCGCCCGGCGTCCCAGCCGCGCGGCCATGCTGCACCGCTTCGCCCATGGCATCCGGCCGGACCTGCGTGCCTCGCTCACGCTGCAGCAGCTGGACGTGCTCCAGGCGGCGGTGGAACAGGTGACGGTGGGCAGCCACCTGCTCGAGGCCATCGAGATGCTCACCGACGAGCTGGAGCGCGCGCTCACGGCCCAGGTGTCCAAGCTGCCCGACTACGTGCCCACCAAGTACTTCTCGCAGCGCTCGGTGGTGAAGGCGCTGTGGGCCCTCAAGGCCGCGGTGGTGAGGGATCAGCTCTACCGCCGTCCGGACCGGCCGCTCGAGGCCACCGTGGAGGACCTGGACGCCCTGCGCTGGTTCTTCCTGCTCGGCGGGCCCCAGGCGGAGGAGGCCGATGCGCTCCTCAAGGTGGCGGTGGATCCGCGCGAGCGCGCGCAGCTGGAGATCGTCCGCATCGAGCAGAAGGCCTTCGACGCGGCGCTGACCAAGGTGAAGGCGGAGCTGGGCACGGGCGTGGAGCGCGAGGCGGCCTCGCTCGGCGCGGCCGATGAGCTCAAGGCGGTGGAGGCGCTCGCGCGCAACTTCCAGCCTGGCATCGTCACCACCACGGCGCAGCGCCTGCGCGCCAAGCTCGTCCCGGGGCCGCGTCATCCGGACAACCGGGTGGCCTTGCTGGGGGCGGCGCGAGGGCTGCTCTCGGTGGTGGAGCAGCGCATGGCGCGCGGTCCCATCGAGGGTCCCGAGGCCCGGGCGGGGATGGCCGTGTTCACCGCGCTCTCGGAGACGGTGGAGCTGTGCCGCCAGGTGGCGGAGCTGCGCCAGCGGCTGCCCGCGCTGTGTGACGCGATGTCCCGCTTCCTCCTGCAGGCGCTCGAGCTGATGGCGCTCAACGCCGAGAGCCTCGCCTTCGACGAGTCGGTGGGGCTGGACACGCTCGGTGGGCTCACGGACAACCTGTCCGAGGAGCTGGGCCGGGTGGGCGAGCTCCTGGCGCTGCTCGCCGAAGGGAACTCGGGCGTGGTGGCACGGCTGCGGACCGCCGAGGCCGAGGCACGCCGCCGGGCCGTGACCGCCCTGCGCCAGCGCGCGACGACGGCCTACTCGGGTGCGCGCGGACGGAGGGATCCGCTCGATGCGCTCTCGGGGGACTCGCGCCGGCTCTCCCAGCTCGAGCAGGCCCTGTGCAAGCTGGACCCCGCTCAGCGCGGCCTCAAGCAGGAGCTGCTGCAGCCGCTCGGCTCCACCTACGCCAAGGACGTGCTGTCCACCACGCCCTTCGAGCGCATCGATCAGTTCTCGCGCACGGTGCAGACGGTGGCGGAGAACCTGCGGCGCGAGGGCCTGGCCCCCGAACCCGTGTTCGCCGAGTGCAAGGAGCTCCTCGAGGGGCGTCTGCGCGAGTACGTGCGGAACATCGGCCGCGAGGTGGCGAGCCCGCCGCCGGCCCCCCATGCCGCCATCAGCGGCGAGGCCTACAACTTCTACCGGGGCGACTTCTCCACGCAGATGAAGGATGGCGAGCTCGCCGCGCTGCTCGGGCTGGATGGGCAGCTGGCCTTCGCGCGGCCCGCCTCCGCCACGTCCTTCCTGTCCACCGAGCTCCGCGAGGCGGTGGCCCGGGTGGAGCTGGCCTTCGTGCAGACGCGCCTCAAGTACCTGCGCAGCTGGCTCACCCAGATCCTCTCCGAGCTGCCTCCGCCCCGGTCCGCCCAGCGCCGCCCCCTGGCGGATTCGATCTTCGATCGCCTGGTGAAGAGCCGCTTCCCGCTGCTCGCGCTCAAGGAGGGCGAGCTGGTGCGCATCAAGGGCGTGCTCGGCGTGCTGATCGCCATCCCCGGCGAGCTGGGCGAGAGCGCGCGCAAGCTGGAGAACGTGCTGCGCGGCATCGACGACGACTTCACCCGCTTCAGCAAGGAACTGCTGGAGACGCGGGCCTCGTTGTGA
- a CDS encoding thiol-disulfide oxidoreductase DCC family protein, giving the protein MRALTTTPPGHDVILYDGHCRLCIAAAKQFQRLLGGHGTQLRSFREEGVLAAYPGIPLERCEHGIQLIQADGRIFEGAEAVVQALGRRAPGKLLFVYYVPGLRQVADWLYGLVARYRFRIAGRACPDGACAVHLK; this is encoded by the coding sequence ATGAGAGCGCTGACGACGACGCCCCCGGGGCATGACGTCATCCTGTACGACGGGCACTGCCGCCTGTGCATCGCGGCCGCGAAGCAGTTCCAGCGGTTGCTGGGCGGCCACGGGACGCAGCTGCGCTCGTTCCGGGAGGAGGGCGTCCTGGCGGCGTACCCCGGCATCCCGCTCGAGCGGTGCGAGCACGGGATACAGCTCATCCAGGCGGATGGGCGCATCTTCGAGGGCGCCGAGGCCGTGGTGCAGGCACTGGGGCGCAGGGCACCGGGCAAGCTGCTCTTCGTCTATTACGTGCCGGGGCTTCGGCAGGTGGCGGACTGGCTGTATGGCCTCGTGGCCCGCTACCGTTTCCGCATCGCGGGGCGGGCCTGCCCGGATGGTGCGTGCGCGGTGCACTTGAAGTAG
- the dnaK gene encoding molecular chaperone DnaK: MGKIIGIDLGTTNSVVAIMEGREPKVLTNEEGARTTPSVVAFAKDGERLVGQVAKRQAITNPERTIYSIKRFMGRRYEETTEEAKLVPYKVVRGPHGDARVEIDGKQYSAPEISAQVLLKLKRAAENYLGEKVTEAVITVPAYFNDAQRQATKDAGEIAGLTVRRIVNEPTAAALAYGLDKKKDEKIAVYDFGGGTFDISILEVGENVVEVLATNGDTHLGGDNIDHTLMDWLIAEFKRDNGIDVSKDKMVLQRLKEAAEKAKIELSSTMETEINLPFLTADATGPKHLNVRLTRAKFEAMIDTLIERSLEPCRKCLKDSGVDLKDLNEVVLVGGSTRIPKVQEAVKRLFGKEPNRSVNPDEVVAVGAAVQAGVLAGEVKDILLLDVTPLSLGVETLGGVMTKLIERNTTIPTRKSETFSTAADGQTQVEIHILQGEREMAGDNRSLGRFHLTGLPPAPRGVPQIEVTLDIDANGILNVNAKDKATGKEQKVTITHSSGLAKEEVEKMVNAAKENEAADKARRELVEVKNQAEAQAYAAEKMIKENREKLSPDAVSSLESALKALNEVREGQDKDAIKTALDGLQQASYKVAEEMYKATGGAPGAGAPPPGADAGATGSAPGSSAKPKDDVVDAEFRQS, translated from the coding sequence GTGGGCAAGATTATCGGCATCGACCTGGGCACCACCAATAGCGTGGTGGCGATCATGGAGGGTCGCGAGCCCAAGGTCCTCACCAATGAGGAAGGCGCCCGCACCACGCCCTCGGTCGTCGCGTTCGCGAAGGATGGGGAGCGGCTGGTGGGGCAGGTGGCCAAGCGTCAGGCCATCACCAACCCGGAGCGCACGATCTACTCCATCAAGCGCTTCATGGGCCGGCGGTACGAGGAGACCACCGAGGAGGCGAAGCTCGTCCCCTACAAGGTGGTGCGTGGCCCTCACGGCGACGCGCGGGTGGAGATCGACGGCAAGCAGTACAGCGCGCCGGAGATCTCCGCGCAGGTGCTGCTCAAGCTCAAGCGCGCCGCGGAGAACTACCTGGGCGAGAAGGTGACGGAGGCGGTCATCACCGTCCCGGCGTACTTCAACGACGCCCAGCGCCAGGCCACCAAGGACGCCGGTGAGATCGCCGGCCTCACGGTGCGGCGCATCGTGAACGAGCCGACGGCGGCGGCGCTCGCGTACGGCCTGGACAAGAAGAAGGACGAGAAGATCGCCGTCTACGACTTCGGCGGCGGCACGTTCGACATCTCCATCCTGGAGGTGGGCGAGAACGTGGTCGAGGTGCTGGCCACCAACGGTGACACGCACCTGGGCGGCGACAACATCGACCACACGCTGATGGACTGGCTGATCGCCGAGTTCAAGCGGGACAACGGCATCGACGTCTCCAAGGACAAGATGGTCCTGCAGCGCCTGAAGGAGGCGGCGGAGAAGGCGAAGATCGAGCTGTCCAGCACGATGGAGACGGAGATCAACCTGCCGTTCCTCACGGCGGACGCCACCGGTCCCAAGCACCTCAACGTGCGCCTGACGCGGGCCAAGTTCGAGGCGATGATCGACACCCTCATCGAGCGCTCGCTGGAGCCGTGCCGCAAGTGCCTGAAGGACTCGGGCGTGGATCTCAAGGACCTCAACGAGGTGGTCCTGGTGGGTGGCTCCACGCGCATCCCGAAGGTGCAGGAGGCGGTGAAGCGGCTGTTCGGCAAGGAGCCCAACCGCTCGGTGAACCCGGACGAGGTGGTGGCGGTGGGCGCGGCGGTGCAGGCCGGCGTGCTCGCGGGCGAGGTGAAGGACATCCTGCTGCTGGACGTCACCCCGCTGTCGCTGGGCGTGGAGACGCTGGGCGGCGTGATGACCAAGCTCATCGAGCGCAACACCACCATCCCCACGCGCAAGTCGGAGACGTTCTCCACGGCGGCGGATGGCCAGACGCAGGTGGAGATCCACATCCTGCAGGGCGAGCGCGAGATGGCCGGTGACAACCGGAGCCTCGGCCGCTTCCACCTGACGGGCCTGCCCCCGGCGCCGCGCGGTGTGCCGCAGATCGAGGTGACGCTGGACATCGACGCCAACGGCATCCTCAACGTCAACGCCAAGGACAAGGCGACGGGCAAGGAGCAGAAGGTCACCATCACCCACTCGTCCGGTCTGGCGAAGGAGGAAGTGGAGAAGATGGTCAACGCGGCCAAGGAGAACGAGGCCGCGGACAAGGCCCGGCGCGAGCTGGTGGAGGTGAAGAACCAGGCCGAGGCCCAGGCGTACGCCGCGGAGAAGATGATCAAGGAGAACCGCGAGAAGCTGTCTCCGGACGCGGTGTCGTCGCTCGAGTCGGCGCTCAAGGCGCTCAACGAGGTGCGCGAGGGCCAGGACAAGGACGCCATCAAGACGGCGTTGGATGGCCTGCAGCAGGCCAGCTACAAGGTGGCCGAGGAGATGTACAAGGCCACGGGTGGCGCGCCGGGTGCTGGCGCTCCGCCTCCGGGTGCCGACGCCGGTGCGACGGGCTCGGCTCCGGGCAGCTCGGCCAAGCCCAAGGACGACGTGGTGGACGCCGAGTTCCGCCAGTCGTGA
- a CDS encoding diacylglycerol/lipid kinase family protein, whose product MLVQPLRSVDPRQNPSVAGAPEHKVAVLLNANARRVDAQLVKSLSHVVPEQDLFLSRSELDCRRIVQTVLERNYPMVFTGGGDGTFQGFVSEVFRQLEPRGRFAGKRAPRFGVLKLGTGNGLATYVNAGGGADGILQDVVRARAGEVPGHRRMDLLMVDGLRTAFAGMGVDGKLLNDYLWVKDNLGRGGLLKKMLTGAGGYFSAVALKTVPHYLSNPTWVECEIINGQAGEAYRVGPQGNPVGAPIAPGQRIFQGPLMMAAAATMPFYGYGFRMFPFAGERRGMMHLRLGQLHATSVLANLPKLWAGRWFPEGIHDFYAQDVHIRFARPMPFHVGGDAAGYREDVKLSVAPEAVELLDFHGAVH is encoded by the coding sequence ATGCTGGTACAGCCACTCAGGTCCGTGGATCCGCGCCAGAATCCGTCCGTCGCCGGAGCCCCCGAGCACAAGGTCGCGGTGCTGCTCAACGCCAACGCCCGCCGGGTGGACGCACAGCTGGTGAAGTCCCTCTCACACGTGGTGCCGGAGCAGGATCTCTTCCTGTCGCGCTCGGAGCTGGACTGCCGGCGCATCGTCCAGACGGTGCTCGAGCGCAACTACCCCATGGTGTTCACGGGAGGGGGTGACGGGACGTTCCAGGGCTTCGTGAGCGAGGTGTTCCGCCAGCTGGAGCCGCGGGGCCGCTTCGCCGGCAAGCGCGCGCCGCGTTTCGGCGTGCTGAAGCTGGGCACGGGCAACGGCCTGGCCACGTACGTGAACGCCGGTGGCGGCGCGGACGGCATCCTTCAGGACGTGGTGCGCGCGCGCGCGGGCGAGGTGCCCGGCCACCGGCGGATGGATCTGCTGATGGTGGACGGCCTGCGCACGGCCTTCGCGGGCATGGGCGTGGACGGGAAGCTGCTCAACGACTACCTCTGGGTGAAGGACAACCTGGGCCGCGGTGGGCTGCTCAAGAAGATGCTGACGGGCGCGGGGGGCTACTTCTCGGCGGTGGCGCTGAAGACGGTGCCGCACTACCTGTCCAACCCGACGTGGGTGGAGTGCGAGATCATCAACGGCCAGGCCGGTGAGGCGTACCGGGTGGGGCCGCAGGGCAACCCGGTGGGCGCGCCCATCGCCCCGGGGCAGCGCATCTTCCAGGGCCCGCTGATGATGGCGGCGGCGGCGACGATGCCCTTCTACGGGTACGGCTTCCGGATGTTCCCCTTCGCGGGCGAGCGCCGGGGAATGATGCACCTGCGCCTGGGCCAGCTGCACGCCACCAGCGTGCTGGCGAACCTGCCCAAGCTCTGGGCGGGCCGCTGGTTCCCCGAGGGCATCCACGACTTCTACGCCCAGGACGTCCACATCCGCTTCGCCCGGCCCATGCCCTTCCACGTGGGTGGGGACGCCGCGGGCTACCGCGAGGACGTGAAGCTGAGCGTGGCGCCCGAGGCGGTGGAGCTGCTGGACTTCCACGGCGCGGTGCACTGA
- a CDS encoding SAM-dependent methyltransferase, producing MSPAEPFPLYFPGDARRPFSSEIATRRFAKVAQLEEGGRVLELGCGPSGPASVVLAQEFGCSVVAADSDETLLMHMRDRVRSLGLDGRVDVRRVDLRKPAFREGEFDAILCQGRIFLALADAVGTFRPLLAHNGRLGLTYPVRVGRVTPRAVLDFWERRLGASLLLPRELLQHLALSGFEPESVESLQDAELDALYKDLEPYLAKAPAEQATWLREEMALHRENGKATSSYAFAVGRRREPGEKPPATRDRG from the coding sequence ATGAGCCCGGCTGAGCCCTTTCCGCTCTACTTCCCTGGTGACGCTCGGCGCCCCTTCAGCTCCGAGATCGCGACCCGCCGCTTCGCGAAGGTGGCGCAGCTGGAAGAGGGCGGCCGTGTGCTGGAGCTCGGCTGTGGCCCCTCCGGCCCGGCCAGCGTGGTGCTTGCCCAGGAGTTTGGCTGCTCCGTGGTGGCCGCGGACTCGGACGAGACGCTCCTCATGCACATGAGGGATCGGGTGCGCTCGCTCGGGCTGGACGGCCGGGTGGACGTGCGGCGCGTGGATCTGCGCAAGCCCGCCTTCCGGGAGGGCGAGTTCGACGCCATCCTCTGCCAGGGACGGATCTTCCTGGCGCTCGCCGATGCGGTGGGCACCTTCCGGCCCCTGCTGGCCCACAACGGCCGGCTGGGCCTGACCTATCCGGTCCGGGTGGGCCGCGTGACGCCCCGCGCCGTGCTCGACTTCTGGGAGCGCCGCCTGGGGGCCTCGCTGCTGCTGCCCCGCGAGCTGCTCCAGCACCTGGCCCTGTCCGGCTTCGAGCCCGAGTCCGTCGAGTCCCTCCAGGACGCCGAGCTGGATGCCCTCTACAAGGACCTGGAGCCCTACCTCGCCAAGGCCCCGGCCGAGCAGGCCACCTGGCTGCGCGAGGAGATGGCCCTGCACCGGGAGAACGGCAAGGCCACCTCGAGCTACGCGTTCGCCGTGGGCCGCCGCCGCGAGCCGGGCGAGAAGCCTCCGGCCACGCGCGATCGCGGGTAG
- a CDS encoding YbeD family protein, which translates to MKADGMGDGATQGTQGDGEEKKPLIEYPTVYTFKVMGRQEPGGFVQYVRELFRTLMGTEISPDSIREQPSSKGTYVSVSVSVYLLSEEHRRSIYARLRQEPRVVYYL; encoded by the coding sequence ATGAAGGCAGATGGTATGGGAGATGGTGCCACGCAGGGCACGCAGGGTGACGGCGAGGAGAAGAAGCCGCTCATCGAGTACCCCACTGTCTATACCTTCAAGGTCATGGGGCGGCAGGAGCCGGGCGGGTTCGTCCAGTACGTGCGCGAGCTCTTCCGGACGCTCATGGGCACGGAGATCTCCCCGGACTCCATCCGGGAGCAGCCCAGCAGCAAGGGCACCTACGTGTCGGTGAGCGTGTCGGTGTACCTGCTGTCCGAGGAGCACCGCCGCTCCATCTATGCCCGGCTGCGGCAGGAGCCGAGGGTCGTCTACTACCTCTGA
- a CDS encoding PhoH family protein has product MRKNFILDTNVLLHDPRSIYSFKEHNVIIPIYVIEEIDQFKRDLSELGRNARLVARYLDSFREEGSLKDGVRLPHGGVLRVCFTDRDLPLSMADSNLMDNRILSVAIDLMEREPQSPAVFITKDTNLRIRADALGLIAEDYDAERVEITELYTGFTERLVPRDMVDQMYKPGAEVEISGQESLSPHQFILLKDETNPSHTAMGRFNASRGRVVPLLRGMKSEGVWGIRPRNMEQSFALDLVMNDEIKLVTIVGKAGTGKTLLAIAAGLHKVTEEGVYQKLLVSRPVFPLGRDIGYLPGSLEEKMNPWMQPIFDNVEFLMNLSRADKKAGRGYHELIDLGLMEIEALTYIRGRSIPNQYIIIDEAQNLTPHEVKTIITRVGDNTKIILTGDPFQIDNPYVDATNNGLVHVVNRFKNEKIAGHITMAKGERSALAELAANLL; this is encoded by the coding sequence ATGCGAAAGAACTTCATCCTCGACACCAACGTCCTTCTCCACGACCCCCGCTCCATCTACAGCTTCAAGGAACACAACGTCATCATCCCCATCTACGTCATCGAGGAGATCGATCAGTTCAAGCGCGATCTCTCCGAGCTGGGGCGCAATGCGCGTCTGGTGGCGCGCTACCTGGACTCCTTCCGGGAGGAGGGCTCGCTCAAGGACGGGGTGCGCCTGCCGCACGGGGGCGTGCTGCGCGTGTGCTTCACCGACAGGGATCTGCCGCTCTCCATGGCGGACAGCAACCTGATGGACAACCGCATCCTCTCGGTGGCCATCGACTTGATGGAGCGCGAGCCGCAGTCACCGGCCGTCTTCATCACCAAGGACACCAACCTGCGCATCCGCGCGGACGCGCTGGGCCTCATCGCCGAGGACTACGACGCCGAGCGGGTGGAGATCACCGAGCTCTACACGGGCTTCACCGAGCGCCTGGTCCCCCGCGACATGGTGGACCAGATGTACAAGCCGGGCGCCGAGGTGGAGATCTCCGGACAGGAGTCGCTCTCGCCGCACCAGTTCATCCTGCTCAAGGACGAGACGAACCCGTCGCACACCGCCATGGGCCGCTTCAACGCGTCGCGGGGCCGGGTGGTGCCGCTGCTGCGCGGCATGAAGTCCGAGGGCGTCTGGGGCATCCGCCCGCGCAACATGGAGCAGAGCTTCGCCCTGGATCTCGTGATGAACGACGAGATCAAGCTCGTCACCATCGTGGGCAAGGCGGGCACGGGCAAGACGCTGCTGGCGATCGCCGCGGGGCTCCACAAGGTGACGGAGGAGGGCGTGTACCAGAAGCTGCTCGTCAGCCGGCCCGTCTTCCCGCTCGGCCGGGACATCGGGTACCTGCCGGGCAGCCTGGAAGAGAAGATGAACCCCTGGATGCAGCCCATCTTCGACAACGTGGAGTTCTTGATGAACCTGAGCCGCGCCGACAAGAAGGCGGGCCGGGGCTACCACGAGCTCATCGACCTGGGGCTGATGGAGATCGAGGCGCTCACCTACATCCGCGGGCGCTCCATCCCCAACCAGTACATCATCATCGACGAGGCGCAGAACCTCACCCCCCACGAGGTGAAGACGATCATCACCCGCGTGGGCGACAACACGAAAATCATTCTCACCGGGGACCCGTTCCAGATAGACAACCCCTACGTGGACGCGACCAACAACGGACTCGTTCACGTGGTCAACCGGTTCAAGAATGAGAAGATCGCGGGCCACATCACCATGGCCAAGGGCGAGCGCAGCGCCCTGGCCGAGCTCGCGGCCAACCTCCTCTAG